One Bacillota bacterium genomic window, TACGATGCAGCGCCTTACATCTGGTGCCGGAGCCGCAAGAAACGCTCTAGGCATGGTACTCCTGCCGCAGCTGCAAGTGCTCGCGGGTGATGGCGTGGGGCTGCTTGGCGAGTTTACGCGCGGACTAAACGAAGCTGGCGGCGACTGGACGAGAATCAGCGAAATTGTCGGTAATACAGTCGGTGGCATCGTGGATACCATCATGAAAACCGTGCCTGATATCGTAGCTCTTGGCATGGATATTATCATGTCCATTGGCAGCGCGATTACAGATAACCTCTCAATACTTGTAGACGCGGCCTCGCTGATCATCATGACGCTGCTCGACGGTTTGGTCGCGGCTCTGCCCGGGCTGGCTGAGGGCGCGCTACGGCTTGTGCTTGCTCTGGCTGATGGCATTATCGCCACCCTGCCGGTACTAATTGATGCGGCAGTCAAGATGATCGCCACCCTTGCCGGCGGCATTGGAGACGCGCTGCCGCGACTTATTCCGGCGATTGTGCAAGCTGTCGTCCTCATCGCGCGCACTCTGCTAGAGAACTTGCCGCTTGTACTGGACGCGGCGCTGCAGATTATTTTAGGCTTGGCGCGAGGGCTAGTGACCGCGCTGCCTGTGCTTGTGGCTGCGCTGCCAAAAATTATTGATGCTATCATTTCATTTCTCATCGTCGCAACCCCGCAGATAATCGAAGCTGGCATTCTGCTTCTTGTCGCGCTGGTTGCTGCTCTGCCGGAGATAATTGTCGCTGTTGCAGCGGCAATCCCGCAGATTATTGCAGCCCTTGTGGGCGGCTTTGTCGGCAGCTCTCCGCTGCTTGCCCAGGCAGGTGTGCGGGTGTTTGGCTCTTTAACTCGAGACTTGCCAAAGATTATTGCAAGCATTCTGTCTGCTGTGCCGCGCATAATCTCCGGCATTGCTGATGCGTTCTCCGGCTCGACGGGGCAAATGTCGCGCGTCGGCGGCGACCTGATTAGAGGCTTGTGGCAGGGCATATCTGACATGGGTGCATGGCTCAGAAGGCAGATTGCAGGCTTTATGGGCGGCATTGTAGGCGGCATCAAGAGTTTCTTTGGGATAAGGAGTCCGTCTTTGCTCTTTGCCGGGTTCGGCGGTGACATGGCAGCAGGCATCGGTGTAGGCTTTGAGCAGGCGATGTCACGCATCAGCGGCGATATGCAAAGGGCTGTGCCGGTTGGCTTTGCAGCGGAAAGCAAAAATGCGCAAATCGGACATGTGCACTCCGGCGAAATCACAATTAGAGGTGTGAATAACCAGGGCGAATTTATCGGCGCACTTGAAC contains:
- a CDS encoding phage tail protein produces the protein MGYSDFGLRIGVEGQKEFKNAMLDINRSFKVLGSEMELVSAQFGKNDKSVEALTSRKEVLGKEMDEQRKKTDVLRAALLNAAASFGENDKRTQEWQIQLNKANAALIGMERELSDTSNALEDAAKETNDLETQTEQLGDELDKTGKDADEAGSKFNKLGGVLKGVGVAMGAAFVAVGVAAAAAGRALAGMSVGAATYADEILTAATVTGMSTDALQAYRYAAELVDVPLETLTGSMARNIRAMDAARRGAKLQAGAYKELGVSVTDAGGNLRDAETVYWETIDALGRIKDETERSALSMQIFGKSALDLNPLIAQGSAGIADLTEEARQMGAVMSDEALASLGAFDDTMQRLTSGAGAARNALGMVLLPQLQVLAGDGVGLLGEFTRGLNEAGGDWTRISEIVGNTVGGIVDTIMKTVPDIVALGMDIIMSIGSAITDNLSILVDAASLIIMTLLDGLVAALPGLAEGALRLVLALADGIIATLPVLIDAAVKMIATLAGGIGDALPRLIPAIVQAVVLIARTLLENLPLVLDAALQIILGLARGLVTALPVLVAALPKIIDAIISFLIVATPQIIEAGILLLVALVAALPEIIVAVAAAIPQIIAALVGGFVGSSPLLAQAGVRVFGSLTRDLPKIIASILSAVPRIISGIADAFSGSTGQMSRVGGDLIRGLWQGISDMGAWLRRQIAGFMGGIVGGIKSFFGIRSPSLLFAGFGGDMAAGIGVGFEQAMSRISGDMQRAVPVGFAAESKNAQIGHVHSGEITIRGVNNQGEFIGALELVMDELRKSNRR